The Paenibacillus sp. FSL R7-0204 genome includes a region encoding these proteins:
- a CDS encoding M23 family metallopeptidase: MLALLKSPYTRRTLMCMSAAALLCSGSPAESAQAARYHKIPELSSGSPAPADSKETAAAERKQLFEQMGAATGIPWYRFAAIDQYERSIARKSKKTAAAESPSAAAKPRLTGIMIPAPVWSGPLNPDQDDKQPDSIRFFGGFGLDGSGDGIADPESDADVLYSMARHLLKYGDSATDFNIGIWEYYHNGRAAQRVSQFAKLYEHFGRLDLSGSAFPLPIGTNYAYRSTWGTGRSWGGARIHEGTDLFAPHGLTVRSTCFGIVETKGWNRYGGWRIGIRDIENRYHYYAHLMGYEKSLLRGDIVTPGQTIGWVGSSGYGSPGTQGKFPPHLHYGIYRDRGITEWAFDPYPLLKQWENQEFRQLRQNKKKK, from the coding sequence ATGCTGGCCTTATTAAAGAGCCCCTACACCCGCAGAACCTTGATGTGCATGTCTGCCGCCGCCCTGCTCTGTAGCGGTAGTCCTGCCGAAAGTGCCCAAGCTGCCCGTTATCATAAAATTCCCGAACTGAGCTCGGGCAGTCCTGCTCCTGCAGACAGCAAAGAGACTGCCGCCGCTGAGCGCAAGCAGCTTTTTGAGCAGATGGGCGCGGCAACCGGCATTCCCTGGTACCGCTTCGCTGCCATCGATCAGTACGAACGGTCCATCGCCAGGAAAAGCAAAAAAACAGCCGCCGCAGAAAGCCCTTCTGCAGCGGCTAAGCCACGCCTTACCGGAATTATGATTCCGGCGCCCGTATGGTCCGGTCCGCTGAACCCGGATCAGGACGACAAGCAGCCGGATTCGATCCGCTTCTTCGGCGGCTTCGGGCTGGACGGATCGGGGGACGGTATCGCAGATCCCGAGAGCGATGCGGATGTGCTATACAGCATGGCCCGCCACTTGCTCAAGTACGGGGATTCCGCTACGGACTTCAATATAGGAATCTGGGAGTACTATCACAACGGGCGGGCCGCCCAGCGCGTCTCCCAGTTCGCCAAGCTATATGAGCATTTTGGACGGCTGGACCTGTCCGGCAGTGCATTTCCGCTGCCGATAGGGACCAATTATGCCTACCGCAGCACCTGGGGAACCGGCCGGAGCTGGGGCGGCGCGCGCATTCACGAAGGCACGGATCTGTTCGCGCCGCATGGCTTGACGGTGCGCAGCACCTGCTTCGGCATTGTTGAGACCAAGGGCTGGAACCGCTACGGCGGATGGCGCATCGGTATCCGCGATATCGAGAACCGCTACCATTATTATGCCCACCTGATGGGGTATGAGAAGTCCTTGCTGCGAGGGGATATTGTCACTCCGGGACAGACCATCGGCTGGGTCGGCAGCTCCGGCTACGGCAGCCCGGGCACACAGGGCAAGTTCCCGCCCCACCTGCATTATGGCATCTACCGTGACCGCGGCATTACGGAATGGGCCTTCGATCCTTACCCGCTGCTCAAGCAATGGGAGAACCAGGAATTCCGGCAGCTGCGACAAAACAAAAAGAAGAAATAA
- a CDS encoding alpha/beta hydrolase has protein sequence MESCLFIHGFTGGEYEISPLAQYMEANGYVSRMFTLHGHGGGRRELLHSSRGDWQLSAEEELKQLFSSSEKVHLIGFSTGALIASQLSVQYSSRIQSLTLLSTPVYPLNPAEILRTLVRPEMLRNYLSKWGSTPMKATREFQRLVRESFEVYPQLEVPTLIVQGKRDHLVRFKSADYLRQTIPSERRQVLIMEQSGHMVCHSGESPAMMDEVLRFIRRSGESG, from the coding sequence ATGGAGAGCTGTCTGTTTATACACGGCTTCACCGGAGGCGAATACGAGATTTCTCCGCTTGCACAGTATATGGAGGCTAACGGCTATGTGTCCAGAATGTTTACCCTGCATGGACATGGAGGCGGCAGAAGGGAACTGCTCCATTCAAGCCGGGGGGATTGGCAGCTAAGCGCCGAGGAGGAACTGAAGCAGCTATTCTCAAGCTCCGAAAAAGTACATCTGATCGGCTTCTCTACCGGAGCGCTGATTGCATCGCAGCTGTCTGTTCAGTATTCTTCCCGGATTCAGTCGCTCACCTTGTTGTCTACCCCGGTGTATCCGCTCAACCCGGCCGAGATTCTGCGCACACTGGTCCGCCCGGAGATGCTGCGGAATTATCTCAGCAAATGGGGCTCTACACCCATGAAGGCCACGCGGGAGTTCCAGCGGCTGGTTCGTGAGAGCTTCGAGGTCTATCCGCAACTGGAGGTGCCGACCTTGATTGTACAGGGCAAGCGGGATCATCTGGTGAGATTCAAAAGTGCGGACTATCTCCGGCAGACGATTCCCTCGGAACGCAGACAGGTGCTGATTATGGAGCAAAGCGGGCATATGGTCTGCCACAGCGGCGAGAGTCCCGCTATGATGGATGAAGTACTCCGGTTTATCCGCCGCTCGGGCGAGTCCGGGTAA
- a CDS encoding alpha amylase N-terminal ig-like domain-containing protein has product MLNRLFVYHTAEDPFAFPAGPRLLKLRLFVQSGQSLSCTVVHADRYDSPGHELPQEMERVGCAGAYDIHEALVPAETGKCRYLFHIGNPAGEYMWYGERGSSENREQAGAFQYAYIHRPHAIALPAWSSDAVVYQIYPESYHQGTLQGITDKLAYLQELGVTAIYMTPIFESPSGHKYNTSDYYKVDPGFGTLEDLKILVGTAHQLGMKVLLDAVFNHSGDTFFAFRDVLEHGEASRYKDWFFIHSFPVSTSPAPGYETFAKAEASMPKLNMDHPEVADYMMDVARYWVREAGIDGWRLDVANEVTPAFWTRLRRELKAEFPDLLLIGEIMHASGPWLRGDQFDGGMNYLLRDALLEFFATQSAGPARFMEQLLHQEALYNDQANSAMFQLLGSHDTLRFLTACKEGGRGWDREATAMSRMRLAVFFQMTYIGLPMIYYGDEVGMEGATDPHCRRPMLWEEQEQHTGLLDWYKRLISLRTEHEVLRRGAFRPWFTDETRGILGYVRRSGQDRMGLIINNSPNRYHLELPAYRSDTKVLTELLSGLTLRSSSKLLVEIEPFGCLMLH; this is encoded by the coding sequence ATGCTTAACCGGTTATTCGTATATCACACAGCGGAGGACCCCTTCGCCTTCCCGGCAGGCCCACGCCTGCTTAAACTCAGACTATTCGTGCAGAGCGGACAGTCCCTGTCCTGCACGGTTGTCCACGCTGACCGTTACGATTCACCCGGCCATGAGCTTCCGCAGGAGATGGAGCGGGTCGGCTGTGCCGGAGCGTATGACATACATGAAGCCCTGGTTCCGGCCGAGACTGGCAAATGCCGGTATCTGTTCCACATCGGGAATCCAGCAGGCGAATACATGTGGTACGGGGAGCGGGGAAGCTCAGAGAACAGGGAGCAGGCAGGTGCCTTTCAGTATGCCTATATTCACCGCCCGCACGCCATCGCACTGCCTGCCTGGAGTTCAGATGCGGTAGTCTACCAGATTTATCCCGAGAGCTACCATCAGGGGACGCTTCAAGGCATTACCGACAAGCTTGCATACTTGCAAGAGCTTGGCGTAACTGCTATTTATATGACGCCAATCTTTGAATCGCCTTCCGGGCATAAGTATAATACTTCCGATTACTATAAGGTAGACCCTGGATTCGGGACGCTTGAGGATCTGAAAATACTGGTCGGGACTGCACACCAGCTGGGGATGAAGGTTCTGCTGGATGCGGTCTTTAACCATTCCGGCGATACCTTTTTTGCCTTCCGGGATGTCCTGGAGCATGGAGAGGCGTCGCGCTACAAAGACTGGTTCTTCATCCATTCCTTCCCGGTCAGTACTTCGCCGGCTCCCGGCTATGAGACCTTTGCCAAGGCGGAGGCGAGTATGCCGAAGCTGAATATGGATCATCCCGAGGTAGCGGATTATATGATGGACGTAGCCAGGTATTGGGTGCGGGAAGCGGGGATTGACGGCTGGAGGCTGGATGTGGCCAACGAGGTGACTCCGGCCTTCTGGACAAGACTGCGGCGGGAACTGAAGGCGGAATTCCCGGACCTGCTGCTAATCGGCGAGATTATGCATGCTTCCGGGCCTTGGCTGCGGGGAGACCAGTTCGACGGCGGCATGAATTACCTGCTGCGGGATGCGTTGCTGGAGTTTTTTGCAACGCAGTCTGCGGGGCCGGCCCGGTTCATGGAGCAACTGCTGCATCAGGAAGCCTTGTACAATGATCAGGCCAATTCGGCGATGTTCCAGCTGCTGGGCAGCCACGATACGCTGCGCTTCCTGACCGCCTGCAAGGAGGGGGGCCGGGGCTGGGACCGGGAAGCTACGGCGATGAGCCGGATGCGGCTGGCTGTCTTTTTCCAGATGACCTATATAGGCCTGCCGATGATATATTACGGGGATGAGGTTGGAATGGAAGGTGCTACAGACCCGCATTGCCGGCGGCCGATGCTCTGGGAGGAGCAGGAACAGCATACTGGGCTACTGGACTGGTACAAGCGGCTGATCTCGCTGAGAACAGAGCATGAGGTGCTGCGCCGGGGAGCCTTCCGTCCCTGGTTCACAGATGAGACGCGGGGTATCCTTGGCTATGTCCGGCGCAGCGGGCAGGATCGGATGGGGCTCATTATCAATAACTCCCCCAACCGCTACCATCTGGAGCTGCCCGCCTACCGTTCGGACACCAAAGTGCTGACCGAGCTGTTAAGCGGACTCACCCTCCGCAGCTCTAGCAAGCTTCTTGTGGAGATCGAGCCGTTTGGCTGTCTGATGCTGCACTAA
- a CDS encoding LacI family DNA-binding transcriptional regulator, with protein MKVTIKDIALAAGVAKSTVSKVMNDSPKISEETKARVRDIIKQMNYTPSSIATGLARQSSNTIAILIDMSKESEFLNQFFYNIIGGVESIIGPLKYELTIANIQHDHAEGHFLQRLVLNKRVDGIIANTSVLTPDLCAELNRLHFPYISIGEINDPGIWVDCDNELGGFMLTRHLLDQGYPSVAFIGGEKDEPLFLRRAAGYQRALGEAGMAVDSGWIINGRAAQEDGYQAAKQLLQSANPPGSIVCMSNFSAYGVLQAARELNISIPSQLGIATFDEYPLSPYTTPPLTSLDMDTFQLGASAGRLLMDKLDNKEAAVSGQLLEPELIPRLSSKRSGGAAAE; from the coding sequence ATGAAAGTTACTATTAAGGATATCGCCCTGGCAGCGGGTGTCGCGAAATCCACTGTATCCAAGGTCATGAACGACTCTCCCAAAATATCCGAGGAAACGAAGGCCCGGGTCCGGGACATCATCAAGCAGATGAACTATACCCCGAGCAGCATCGCCACCGGACTTGCCAGACAGAGCAGCAACACGATAGCTATCCTGATAGATATGTCCAAGGAAAGCGAGTTTCTCAATCAGTTCTTTTATAACATTATCGGCGGGGTGGAGAGCATCATTGGTCCTCTGAAATATGAGCTGACCATTGCCAATATCCAGCATGACCATGCGGAGGGGCACTTCCTGCAGAGGCTCGTGCTGAATAAGCGGGTGGACGGCATTATTGCCAACACCTCGGTGCTGACTCCTGATCTGTGCGCGGAACTGAACCGGCTTCATTTCCCATATATCTCCATCGGTGAGATCAACGATCCGGGAATCTGGGTCGATTGCGACAATGAGCTGGGCGGATTCATGCTGACCCGGCATCTGCTGGACCAGGGCTACCCGTCTGTGGCCTTCATCGGCGGTGAGAAGGATGAGCCGCTCTTTCTGCGCCGTGCAGCCGGCTATCAGCGGGCACTCGGCGAGGCGGGAATGGCTGTGGATAGCGGCTGGATCATCAATGGCCGGGCGGCCCAGGAGGATGGCTATCAGGCAGCCAAGCAGCTGCTGCAAAGTGCGAATCCCCCCGGCTCCATCGTCTGCATGAGCAACTTCTCCGCTTACGGTGTGCTTCAGGCGGCCCGGGAATTGAATATCTCCATTCCTTCACAGCTGGGCATTGCCACGTTCGATGAATATCCCTTGTCTCCCTACACTACTCCTCCGCTAACTTCACTCGATATGGATACCTTCCAGCTCGGCGCATCCGCAGGACGGCTATTGATGGATAAACTGGATAACAAAGAAGCTGCCGTGAGCGGACAACTGCTGGAGCCGGAGTTGATTCCCCGGTTATCTTCCAAGCGAAGCGGCGGGGCTGCTGCAGAATAA
- a CDS encoding YutD family protein gives MIVIGGKGYELMLDHKDGWNPEAFRGRYSEVLDRYDYIIGDWGYSQLRLKGFYRDNHPKVNRDTAISGMVDYINEYCNFGCAYFVLHKLKESPQEGTFKDILIKEVPEPGLDEDLEQEAEQVVTVKEYREPQTKSAGREHTTKDRPVREHQSRNHRNKEGQGKKNHKEFQGRGQQGQPNNAKQNREHKDNRSNKQVNQNKQDRPEKQDNQNKQDN, from the coding sequence TTGATCGTTATAGGTGGAAAAGGTTACGAGCTGATGCTCGATCATAAGGACGGCTGGAACCCGGAGGCTTTTCGCGGAAGATACAGCGAAGTGCTGGACCGGTACGATTATATAATCGGTGACTGGGGCTACAGCCAATTGCGCCTCAAAGGCTTTTACCGGGATAATCACCCTAAAGTGAACCGGGACACAGCCATCTCAGGCATGGTGGATTATATTAACGAATACTGTAACTTTGGCTGTGCGTATTTTGTGCTGCATAAGCTGAAGGAGTCCCCGCAGGAGGGAACCTTCAAGGATATTCTGATTAAGGAAGTCCCGGAGCCCGGGCTGGACGAGGATCTGGAGCAGGAAGCTGAACAGGTGGTAACGGTAAAAGAATACCGGGAGCCGCAGACGAAAAGTGCAGGCCGGGAGCATACAACCAAGGACAGACCGGTGCGCGAGCACCAGAGCCGCAATCACCGCAACAAAGAAGGCCAGGGCAAGAAGAACCATAAAGAGTTCCAGGGCAGAGGCCAGCAAGGCCAGCCGAATAATGCCAAGCAGAACAGAGAACACAAAGACAACCGGTCTAACAAGCAAGTGAACCAGAATAAGCAGGACAGACCGGAGAAGCAGGACAACCAGAACAAGCAGGACAACTAG
- the lipA gene encoding lipoyl synthase — MTNRTAKQPKPDWIKIKLTTGEEYQEIKGMMRSKTLHTVCEEARCPNIYECWANRTATFMILGDICTRACRFCAVNTGLPTELDLLEPERVAEAAEGMQLKHCVVTSVARDDLKDGGAAIFAETVSAIRKRLPLCSIEVLIPDFLGDRESLETVMNSRPDILNHNIETVERMSDRVRARAKYRRSLELLRRAKEMKPEIPTKSSIMLGVGEQWDEILQAMDDLRAVDCDILTLGQYLQPSPKHLNVEKYYPPEEFAVLKEDGLKRGFSHVEAGPLVRSSYRAHEQVKSAAVAREARSVSQA, encoded by the coding sequence TTGACTAATCGAACAGCCAAACAGCCCAAGCCAGACTGGATCAAAATCAAGTTAACCACCGGTGAGGAATATCAGGAAATCAAGGGTATGATGCGCTCAAAGACGTTACATACCGTATGCGAGGAAGCACGCTGCCCGAATATTTATGAATGCTGGGCTAACCGCACGGCGACCTTCATGATTCTGGGGGATATTTGTACGCGCGCTTGCCGCTTCTGTGCGGTGAATACAGGTCTGCCGACCGAGCTGGACCTGCTGGAGCCGGAACGTGTGGCAGAGGCTGCCGAAGGCATGCAGCTTAAGCATTGTGTGGTTACGAGTGTCGCCCGCGATGATCTGAAGGATGGGGGGGCGGCGATTTTTGCCGAGACCGTGTCTGCGATCCGTAAGCGCCTTCCTCTATGCAGCATTGAAGTGCTGATTCCTGATTTCCTGGGGGACCGCGAGAGCCTGGAGACCGTGATGAACAGCCGTCCGGATATCCTGAATCATAATATCGAGACCGTGGAGCGGATGTCTGACCGTGTCCGGGCCCGAGCCAAATACCGCCGTTCCCTGGAGCTGCTGCGCCGGGCCAAGGAGATGAAGCCGGAGATTCCGACCAAATCGAGTATTATGCTTGGCGTCGGTGAGCAGTGGGATGAGATTCTGCAGGCGATGGATGACCTTAGAGCCGTAGATTGTGATATATTGACATTAGGACAATATCTTCAGCCTTCGCCGAAGCATCTGAATGTGGAGAAATACTATCCGCCCGAGGAGTTCGCGGTGCTGAAGGAAGACGGCCTGAAGCGCGGCTTCAGCCATGTGGAGGCCGGCCCGCTGGTGCGCAGCTCTTATCGTGCCCATGAGCAGGTGAAGTCTGCTGCCGTGGCCCGTGAGGCTCGTTCCGTTTCACAGGCATAG
- a CDS encoding tetratricopeptide repeat-containing glycosyltransferase family 2 protein codes for MNQSAKPTLGVQLIVHNEAELLPRCLASLQGADEIIVVDTGSTDQTVEIARRYGATVIEAQWNHHFSEARNTGLSHAASSWILVLDADEILQTSIESIKEILRGSTAEAYTVRIENLLGSKPEDRLYHLPVRLFRGGQGYLFSGRIHESVESSILTKHGAAAIEASAIEILHFGYLPPVMSAKHKISRNEHLLRLALAEEPDDVFTLYNLAVTCCQDGRLKEAAELLRQSLTLAPLQASYRPSIIRDLCKIDLAGGHVKAVDSLLTRELTRYGDYPDLHYMQGQSWESQGLYERAVQSYQHAIDTSSAQAPRRAYVTEQGMDSFRPLHRMGAIFQQLGKQKEAAQLYHRALQQHSLYLPALEGIASAFQELEVPDGEIAALLIQLTGTAQRAARTAIIGTLYRLDAYTAIAELPPEVCPLEEDTLLFQLSSWIITGKYHTFRKTASKLRANPTQLSPDGLNAETVRQLCLLEAILTWELGGKLQEELWLQLSAEVRSAVLEIDRELSPDSAEPQAESTSPGDSPVLAEVIRLAVKHQFIALGKRLVERFPAHTRTLAEALYEEGWRAEAGELFISLADSKDASGATLRYLGELLIDKGHYAEAAGWYRVALGETPADDAVSTGLALCYLHLAEQRLAEAVERLQGVGQPAQGPLQEDRAAVAQSIAVLRCTPWHTKWNYTQRQRGADLSL; via the coding sequence TTGAATCAATCTGCCAAACCTACACTAGGAGTACAGCTCATTGTCCACAATGAAGCCGAGCTGCTCCCCCGTTGTCTAGCCAGCCTGCAGGGCGCCGATGAAATCATCGTGGTCGATACCGGCTCAACAGACCAGACCGTGGAAATCGCCCGGAGGTACGGGGCAACGGTCATTGAAGCCCAGTGGAACCACCATTTCTCAGAGGCACGCAATACCGGTCTCTCCCATGCGGCCAGCAGCTGGATACTGGTCCTGGATGCGGATGAAATCCTTCAGACTTCCATAGAGTCAATCAAGGAGATTCTCAGGGGCAGCACAGCCGAAGCCTACACGGTGCGTATAGAGAACCTGCTGGGAAGCAAGCCGGAGGATCGTCTGTATCACCTTCCTGTGCGGCTGTTCCGCGGTGGGCAGGGCTATCTTTTCAGCGGACGAATTCATGAAAGTGTAGAGTCCTCTATTCTCACAAAACATGGGGCCGCCGCCATCGAGGCCAGCGCCATAGAGATTCTTCACTTCGGTTACCTGCCCCCGGTCATGAGCGCCAAGCATAAAATCAGCCGCAACGAGCATCTGCTGCGTCTTGCGCTTGCGGAAGAGCCTGACGATGTGTTCACCCTTTATAATCTGGCGGTCACCTGCTGTCAGGACGGACGGCTGAAGGAAGCCGCAGAACTTCTGCGCCAGAGTCTTACCCTCGCTCCGCTTCAGGCCTCTTACCGTCCCTCGATCATTCGCGATCTGTGCAAAATCGATCTGGCCGGCGGTCATGTAAAAGCGGTCGACAGCCTGCTAACCCGCGAACTGACACGTTATGGAGATTATCCCGACCTGCATTACATGCAGGGCCAGTCCTGGGAGAGCCAAGGATTATACGAACGCGCTGTCCAGTCTTACCAGCACGCCATAGATACCTCGTCTGCCCAGGCTCCGCGCAGAGCATACGTCACCGAACAGGGCATGGACAGCTTCCGCCCGCTGCACCGGATGGGGGCCATTTTCCAGCAGCTCGGGAAGCAAAAGGAAGCCGCGCAGCTGTACCATCGTGCGCTTCAGCAGCACTCCCTGTATCTCCCCGCTTTGGAGGGGATCGCCTCTGCTTTTCAGGAGCTGGAGGTGCCGGATGGAGAGATCGCCGCACTCTTGATACAGCTGACCGGTACAGCGCAGCGTGCTGCAAGAACCGCAATTATCGGAACATTGTATCGGCTGGATGCTTATACGGCGATTGCAGAGCTGCCGCCCGAAGTCTGCCCGCTGGAAGAGGACACCTTGCTGTTCCAGCTGTCTTCCTGGATCATTACCGGAAAATATCATACGTTCAGAAAGACCGCCTCCAAGCTGCGGGCTAACCCCACCCAGCTGTCACCCGATGGCCTAAATGCGGAGACTGTGCGGCAGCTCTGCCTGCTTGAGGCCATCTTAACCTGGGAGCTGGGCGGGAAGCTGCAGGAGGAGCTGTGGCTGCAATTATCTGCGGAGGTGCGTTCCGCAGTGCTTGAGATCGACAGGGAATTGTCTCCGGATTCCGCTGAACCGCAAGCAGAATCCACTTCCCCCGGAGACTCCCCGGTGTTGGCCGAGGTGATAAGGCTCGCTGTGAAACACCAGTTCATCGCACTGGGCAAGCGGCTGGTTGAACGGTTCCCGGCACATACACGCACTCTGGCAGAGGCGCTTTATGAGGAAGGCTGGCGTGCAGAGGCGGGGGAACTATTTATCAGCCTTGCAGACAGTAAAGACGCTTCAGGCGCAACCCTGCGGTATCTCGGAGAACTGCTCATCGATAAAGGGCATTATGCCGAGGCTGCCGGCTGGTACCGGGTTGCCCTGGGGGAAACCCCTGCGGACGATGCAGTCAGCACCGGACTGGCGCTCTGTTATCTGCATCTGGCGGAGCAGCGGCTCGCAGAAGCTGTAGAACGTCTCCAAGGAGTGGGGCAGCCGGCTCAGGGTCCGCTTCAGGAGGACAGGGCAGCAGTTGCCCAATCCATCGCGGTGCTCCGCTGCACTCCCTGGCATACGAAGTGGAATTACACCCAGCGGCAGAGAGGAGCGGATCTGAGCTTATGA
- a CDS encoding DUF6385 domain-containing protein, giving the protein MPNFSSFQANPDNLRTLIFGRDPSTLIDRPLTTDASGNLTTVILNGTISSVLGATITAGTLTSAGTVTNILGGTITSVLGATITAGTLTSAGTVTNILGGTITSVLGATITAGTLTSAGTVTNLLDGTITSVLGATITAGTLTSAGTVTNLLDGTITSVLGATITAGTLTSAGTVTNILGGTITSVLGATITAGTLSSAGTVTNLLDGTITSVLGATITAGTLSSAGTVTNLLDGTITSVLGATITAGTLSSAGTVTNLLDGTITSVLGATITAGTLSSAGTVTNILGGTITSVLGATITAGTLSSVTSISQRSFVELPTTAIATSDTYTPLPANNTSVLGTYSYFIVNTGANPVNTRVEISADGTNYFVDTTGDNPLPAGSVDVIVPARFLKYTRLSYQSATPGAASTLNVIFDAQGT; this is encoded by the coding sequence TTGCCAAATTTCAGTTCATTTCAGGCGAACCCGGATAATTTGCGCACACTTATTTTTGGCCGGGACCCCTCGACTCTGATCGACCGGCCGCTAACCACGGATGCCAGCGGGAATCTGACCACCGTCATCTTGAACGGCACCATCTCTAGTGTACTTGGCGCAACGATCACTGCCGGTACATTAACATCTGCTGGTACAGTAACCAACATCCTCGGCGGTACCATTACTAGTGTACTTGGCGCAACGATCACTGCCGGTACATTAACATCCGCTGGTACAGTAACCAACATCCTCGGCGGTACCATTACTAGCGTGCTTGGTGCGACTATCACCGCCGGTACGTTAACCTCCGCTGGTACAGTGACTAATCTGCTAGACGGTACGATTACTAGCGTGCTTGGTGCGACTATTACTGCTGGTACATTAACCTCCGCTGGTACAGTGACTAATCTGCTAGACGGTACCATTACTAGCGTGCTTGGTGCGACTATTACTGCCGGTACATTAACATCTGCCGGTACAGTAACCAACATCCTCGGCGGTACCATTACTAGCGTGCTTGGTGCGACTATCACCGCCGGTACTCTATCATCTGCTGGTACAGTGACTAATCTGCTAGACGGTACCATTACTAGCGTGCTTGGTGCGACTATTACTGCCGGTACTCTATCATCTGCTGGTACAGTGACTAATCTGCTAGACGGTACCATTACTAGCGTGCTTGGTGCGACTATCACCGCCGGTACTCTATCATCTGCTGGTACAGTGACTAACCTGCTAGACGGTACAATTACTAGCGTACTTGGTGCGACTATCACCGCCGGTACTCTATCATCTGCTGGTACAGTAACCAACATCCTCGGCGGTACCATTACTAGCGTGCTTGGTGCGACTATTACTGCTGGTACGCTGAGTAGCGTAACCTCCATTTCCCAACGCAGCTTCGTTGAGCTGCCTACAACGGCAATTGCCACTTCGGATACCTATACGCCGCTGCCGGCCAACAATACCAGTGTCCTTGGCACCTACTCCTACTTCATTGTGAATACCGGAGCCAATCCGGTGAATACACGGGTCGAGATCAGTGCAGACGGAACCAACTATTTCGTCGATACGACCGGCGACAATCCGCTGCCAGCAGGTTCGGTAGACGTCATTGTGCCTGCCCGGTTCCTGAAATACACCCGCCTCTCCTATCAATCCGCCACGCCGGGTGCGGCTTCTACGCTTAATGTTATTTTTGATGCACAAGGAACGTAA